CAGCCGATGACCTTGACGTTCTTGCCCTTGGCCTTGTTGTAGTGGGCGACCCCGTCGACGAAGCCGTCCATGAAGATGGTCACCGGCGGGATCTTCATGCCGCCGTAGGTGCCGACCGTGCCGGTCTTGGTCATACCCGCCGCCAGGTAGCCGGCCAGGAAGGCTGCCTGGGCGGTGTCGAACTGCATCGGGAAGACGTTGGTCTCCGGCACCTTCGCGTCCACGATGCCGAACTGCTGGTTCGGGTTCGCCTTGGCGATCTTCGAGGTGGCGTCGAGCATCAGGCCGCCGACGGCCAGGACGAAGTTGCACTTCTGGTTGACGTACTGGGTCAGGTTCGGCTCGTAGTCGGCCTCGGCCTTGGACGCCACGTACTTGATCTCGATGTTGCTGTTCTTGGCGTTGGCGGCCTGCAGGCCCGCCCAGGCCGAGGTGTTGAACGACTTGTCGTCGATACCGCCGACGTCGGTCACCATGCAGGCGGTGTACTTCTCGCCACCCTCGCCGGCGCCGGTGTTCTCCTCCGGAGCCTCACCACACGCGGCGGCACCGAGCACCAGCCCGCCGATCGCGAGCGCCGAGACGACCCGCATCCCACGCACAGAGCGCAAGACGACTCCCTCCCCATCGCCACCGCTGTACGGCGGTGGCGGTCATCAAGCCGGCCTGCGCCTTGCCGCCGGCGTCTCACGTTACGGACGCGAAGCGTAGCCGCACGCCCTCCCGCCGACCGACAATCGTGCAGGACTGTTGGGCGGCTGTTACCGCGGCGTAACCGTTGCGTGTGGCAGGTCACCCGTCGGCTTCACGGGGATCCGGACACTCCCGGGACGCTGGCGTCCGGCCACCTCGGACGTCACCGCCAGAAGACCGCCACCGCCGCGTTGACCAGGGTCAACCCGACGATCGCCAGGAAGTGCCCGCGATTGACCTCCGCCCGCTTCCGGGAGAAGAAAACCATGACGAAGATGAGCAGCGCGAGCACCAACTTGGTAACAAGCTTTGCCGGGGCCGGTTCGTCGCCGTCCCGCAGCGGGGCGGAGAGGCCCAACCCGGTCACCAGTTGGATGATCGATCCCCAGAGCATCGCGGGATTGATCCTGATCCGTCCGGAGGCGAGCTGGGCCACGGCCCCGCCGAGCAGCAACGCGAACCCGATCAGGTGGGCATAGAGCAGTACGAGCCGGATAGCTTCCACGTGCACATCCTCCCTGATCAACGACACGCCGTAGTAGCCACCCCTGGGGCGACTCGTGGTTGCAGGGGGCCCTTCCTCGGCAAAATGCGGTAGCAAGGGTCCCCTGCAACCATCCGGGCGGGCGTCAGCCAGTGACCGTCGCCGGCGCGGCGGCCCGCCCGGGGTGGGGGCGGGCCGCGCCCGGTGGGCGTCCGCCGGAGCGCGCCGGCCCACCAGGGTCAGACCGACTCCGATCACCGCGTAGCCGACCAGTGCGGCGATCGCCTGGCCGGCACCGGCGCCGTCGAGGAACGCGACCGAGCGGAGCAGGGTGCTCCCGGCACCGGCCGGCAACCACTGCCCGATCGCCCCCCACGGCTGCGGCAACAGCTCGGGGGCGGCACTGGCCGCCGAGAGCGGGTTGCCGACCAGGAACACCAGCAGCGCGCCGAGCCCGATTCCCGGCCGGCCGACCAGCGCGCCGAGCCCGGCGACGGTGGCCGACGCGGCCAGCGCGAACAGTCCCATCGCCGCCGCCTCGGCGAGCACGTTCCCGTCGAGGATGCCCAGCCAGCCGTGCAGCACGAGCGCCCCGCCCGCGCCGGCCAGCACCGCGTAGGCCACCAGGCCGACCAGCCGGGCGACCCGCCCGGCGACCAGGAGGGAGAGCGCCGCCCCGACGATCAGGCTGGTCAGCGTGAGCGGCAGGAAACCGGCGGCCAGTCCGGTGCCGCGCGGGTCGTCCGGATCGGTGGGGACCACCTCCACCACGGACACCGGTCGGCCGCCGGCCAGGCCGCCGACGGCCTCGGTGAGCAGCGCGGCGACCGTGGGGCTGGCCCCGGGCGCGGTGTGCAGCGTCAGCCCGTCCGGACCGACGACCAGGGCCGCGTACGCCGCGCGGTCGCGCAGGACCTCGTCGGCGGCTGCCGCGTCGGGGCGGGTGACGACCGCGAACCCGCCCGGCCGGGCGGCGGTCAGCCGGGCGACGACGTCGTCCACGGCGGGAGCCGGCCCGGCGACCACGACCGGCAGGTCGCGGGGCGCCAGGTTCGCCGCGGGAGCTGCGAACAGGGGTACCAACAACGCCTGCACGCCAACCACCAGGGCGGCGACCAGCAGGGCGAGCTTCAGGGGTGACCGGACGAGCGACATCCCACACTCCTTCTAAAACGAACGCTCATTCTCTTTGAGGTCGAGACTCCCTCCCTGTCGACGAAAAATCAAGAACGAACGCTCGTTCTACAATGTGGTGTGCCTCGCGTCTCGCCGGAACACCTCGCCGCCCGTCGCCAGCAGATCGTCGACGCGGCCGGCCGTTGTTTCCTGCGCAACGGCTTCCACCAGACCACCATGCAGGACGTGATCGCCGAAGCGGAGCTCTCGGTGGGCGCGGTCTACCGCTACTTCCCCAGCAAGCACGACCTGATCGCGGCGATCGCCGAGTCGGTCGTCGGCGGTGCCGACCGGATCTTCGCCGAGCTGGCCGAGGAGGAGCCGCCGCTGCCGGTGATCGAGGTGATGGACCGGGCGCTGGACTACATGGACGCCAACTCTGGCGCGGACGGCCGGCTCCGGATCGCCCTCCAGGTGTGGGCGGAGTCGCTGCGCGACCCGGCGCTGGCCGAGATGGTCGCGTCGAAGTACGCCGGTATCCGGGCGCAGTTCGCGGTGGTCGTCCAGCGGGCCCAGCGCAGCGGCGAACTGCCCTCCGACGCCGACGTGGAGGGTGTTGCCGCCGCACTGTTCGGCCTGGTCCTCGGCTATCTGCTACAGCGGATCCTCACCGGCCGCCCGGACCGGGCGACCTACTTCGCCGGCCTCCGCGCCCTTCTCGCCGACGCCTGAGGGCCGGGCCCGACGATCACCGGACCCGGCCTACAGGTCAGCCGTGCCGCCAGACCTGGAAGGTGGGGCCGTCGCCGGGGAGCGTGACGGTGCCGCCGGCGGCCGGGCGCAGGGCCGGCGCGCCGCCGTACACGTTGTCGGCGGCCGGCAGGCCGGTGAGGCGGACCGGGCCGGCGGGCGCGCGGCGGGCCAGCACCACGGCGGTGCCCTCGACCGACTCCCGGGCGAACACCAGCGTGTCGGCGTCGGCGTGCAGCCAGCGCAGGCCGCCGTGGCGCAGCGCCGGCTCCGCGCGACGCAGCGCGATCAACGACCGGTACGTCTCGAACGTCCGCGTGTCCCAGGTCTCCGGCCGGTGCCACGGCATCGGCGTACGCGACCCCTCCCCGTTCGTGCCGGTCAACCCCAGCTCGTCGCCGGCGAAGATCATCGGTGTGCCGGGCATGGTGGCGAGCAGCCCGGCGGCCACCTCCTGCCGGGCCGCGTCCCCGACCACGGTGCGGATCCGGGCCGAGTCGTGCGAGCCGAGCAGCTGCCACGAGTGGCTGTACGACCGCCAGGAGACCAGCGACCGGTAGCTGTTCATGGTGGCGAGCACCGTCTGCGCGTCCCGCCGGAGCACCCCGCCCGGGGTGCCGAGGAAGTTCGGCACCGGCTCGTCCCCGGCGCGCAGCCAGCTCCACACCGGGTCGGTGAAGCCGACGTAGTTCATCGTCCCGTGCCAGCCGTCCCGGTCCAGGTCGCCGGTGTGGTCGTGACCGTGTTCGGCCATCACGAGCGCGTCCGGACGGGTGTCGACGGCCACCGCCCGCAGCAGCGCCGCCACCTCGTGGGTGTACGCGTCGGTGCTCCGCCGGCCGGTCATGTTCGCCACGTCCACCCGCCAGCCGTCCAGCCCGTACGGCGGGCGCAGCCAGCGACGCAGCAGCGAGTCGGGGTCGGTGGCGAAGCGGCGGCGCAGCTCCGCGCTGCCCCAGTTCAGCTTCGGCAGCGACCGGACCCCGTTCCAGGACTCGTAGTCGCCGTCCGCGTCGAAGTAGTACAGCTCCCGTTCGGGCGCGTGCGGATCGGCGGCGGCCCCGGTGAACCACTCGTGTCCGTCGCCGGTGTGGTTGCTGGTGATGTCCCCGAGCAGTCGCCAGCCCCGGGCGTGGACCGCGTCGGCGAGCCGGGCCAGGGCGGCGTCCCCGCCGAGGAGCGGATCGACGCGGTCGAAGCTGGCCGCGTCGTACCGGTGGTTGGAGCGGGCCGGGAAGACCGGGGTGAGGTAGACGGTGTTGACGCCGAGCCGGTCCAGGTGGTCCAGGTGCTCGGTGATCCCGTCCAGGTCACCGCCGTAGAACTGGTAGGGGGTCTCCGGGCCGCGCCCGATCACCGGGGTGTCCCAGTCGCAGGGGATCGCCCACTCCGGGGCCGTCCGCGAGGCGGCCGCCGTCGAGCGGGCGAACCGGTCCGGGAAGATCTGGTAGATCACCGCGTCCCGGGCCCAGGCCGGCGGCGGGTCGTACGTGACCAGCTTGAAGTCGGCGTTGTCCGGCACGTCGTGGTCGACCGGCCCGGCGGCGTTGAGCCACCGGTAGCCGCGCCGGCCGGTCAGCATGAACCGGTAGTTGGTGACCGGGTTGCGGACGGGCACGTCGGCCCGCCACCAGACGTCCCCGCCGTCGCGGCGGTCGACGACGGCCTCGGCGAAGCGCGGCTCGCCGTCCGGGGTGGTACGCAGGTGCACCTGGCGTACATCGGCGTCGGCCGGAACCCGGACGAAGACCGGGACGGTGTCGCCGAGGCTCGGGGCCTGCTCGGGAACGTACCGGGCGGATCCGTCGTGGTGTGGTTGCATGGTGGAGCCCTTTCCGAGAGGAATTCGGGGAAAGAAGACGAAACTGCCCGCCGGGTCGGGTGACCCGACGGGCAGTTCGCGACTGCTCCGGTGTACGTCGTCGCCGACGCCCTTGCCGGTGGGATGTCCACGGAGCGGCGCCACTCGCCTCAGGGCGCCCGCGAACCAGCACCCCTCGCCTCGCCCACGATGGCGAGTGGCCACCTATCCGATTTATCCCTTGACCGCTCCGGCGGTGAGGCCGGAGACGATGTACCGCTGGACGAGCTGGAAGACCAGCACCGTCGGGATCGCGGTGAGCAGGGTGCCCGCCGCGAAGATGCCGAAGTTGTTGTTCCGTTCCCCGGCCACCAGGCCGAACATGCCGACCGCGAGGGTCTTCGACTCCGCGTCGGTGAGGAACACGTTCGCCATCAGGAACTCGTTGA
The nucleotide sequence above comes from Micromonospora pallida. Encoded proteins:
- a CDS encoding TetR/AcrR family transcriptional regulator, encoding MPRVSPEHLAARRQQIVDAAGRCFLRNGFHQTTMQDVIAEAELSVGAVYRYFPSKHDLIAAIAESVVGGADRIFAELAEEEPPLPVIEVMDRALDYMDANSGADGRLRIALQVWAESLRDPALAEMVASKYAGIRAQFAVVVQRAQRSGELPSDADVEGVAAALFGLVLGYLLQRILTGRPDRATYFAGLRALLADA
- a CDS encoding glycoside hydrolase family 13 protein, whose product is MQPHHDGSARYVPEQAPSLGDTVPVFVRVPADADVRQVHLRTTPDGEPRFAEAVVDRRDGGDVWWRADVPVRNPVTNYRFMLTGRRGYRWLNAAGPVDHDVPDNADFKLVTYDPPPAWARDAVIYQIFPDRFARSTAAASRTAPEWAIPCDWDTPVIGRGPETPYQFYGGDLDGITEHLDHLDRLGVNTVYLTPVFPARSNHRYDAASFDRVDPLLGGDAALARLADAVHARGWRLLGDITSNHTGDGHEWFTGAAADPHAPERELYYFDADGDYESWNGVRSLPKLNWGSAELRRRFATDPDSLLRRWLRPPYGLDGWRVDVANMTGRRSTDAYTHEVAALLRAVAVDTRPDALVMAEHGHDHTGDLDRDGWHGTMNYVGFTDPVWSWLRAGDEPVPNFLGTPGGVLRRDAQTVLATMNSYRSLVSWRSYSHSWQLLGSHDSARIRTVVGDAARQEVAAGLLATMPGTPMIFAGDELGLTGTNGEGSRTPMPWHRPETWDTRTFETYRSLIALRRAEPALRHGGLRWLHADADTLVFARESVEGTAVVLARRAPAGPVRLTGLPAADNVYGGAPALRPAAGGTVTLPGDGPTFQVWRHG
- a CDS encoding BMP family lipoprotein, with the translated sequence MRVVSALAIGGLVLGAAACGEAPEENTGAGEGGEKYTACMVTDVGGIDDKSFNTSAWAGLQAANAKNSNIEIKYVASKAEADYEPNLTQYVNQKCNFVLAVGGLMLDATSKIAKANPNQQFGIVDAKVPETNVFPMQFDTAQAAFLAGYLAAGMTKTGTVGTYGGMKIPPVTIFMDGFVDGVAHYNKAKGKNVKVIGWDKATQNGSFTNDFVKQDEGKKVGDTLVAQGADIIMPAAGGSGVGTTAAAVASNGKFSTIWVDSDGCESTPHCAAIITTVIKNVKDAVTDAVTRAADGEKLDQAKGFLGTLENNGVGLASYHEFDSKVPAELKAEIDKLKADIVAGTVTVTSAAQPK